The DNA window tataagcagagtttttgccaaaaataataatttcccgccaaaatgtcatttctaaaaatGGAAAGATTTATCATCAATATTGACATATGTGCactgcaataaatgatcacttcaattattgtttgcattgattatatcaattcatttaatttaatttcgaatttaattaatttttatattaattcaaatgtaatttatgtattatatgtttttttatttttttactcaaattaaaaCTAAACTATATTGAAAAAGTAaactatatttaaaaaatttgcattaattatatcaatcagtttaagtaaaaactgtataaataaatttaaaataaaaatgattgcAATTTTTAGTATTACTCATGAGGTAAATcatctaaaaataaattttgctaTTTTAAGTAATATACTACCCAAATTACTTActaaaaaaatacaatatttaattagtttatttaaattttctaaaaataaaattggttgagTGTTAAAATTAACATTACAAAAAAGTTTTCCAATGGACATTAATTTACTATTTaatattcatatatttttttatcccaaatacatattatttcaaaattaccttaatttgaaataattattgcattgtagttttcttccaaaaccatatgtatattgtatatcttgaattgtcttcttaaaaattcaaataagatagcacaagaaaattaaaagagatagattcaaaagaatttcaaatggaCATTAAATTACTCTCAATAATCAGAAATGTTTGACACTCAGTTCATGCAATTCGGgattttcataatttgaaagagttcatgtATGGTGTAACTCTATCAAAAGCATCAAATGTATACTTTTTGTCCCTTAGGgatgtcttatttgaattttaaattataaataatgcaatattgtatattatattagaaaccaattttattaaaatatatcttattaaatttaTCTATTCCAAAATTGAATTCTCAAATAACTCTTCTTTTCAGCACCATATATGAGTTATAATCATTTCAAGATGTAATGttcgtttaaatttagatttgttcGTTGTTATGAAATACCTACATATGGAAACAACGAAAACAACGAGACattaagtttgaaatctatctttcatgattaagaataaaaaatattattcttctatttatacaaaattttaattattacttaTTAATAATGTGATAGATTTCTTCTATATTACAAAGTTCACGGATATATGATAGTATAATGTCCCATAATGAAAATGATAAACCAATTCTAAAAAAAGCAAGCATTTTATTAGAAGACACCTTATAAAAATTGTTGACATTGTTTTGGAATACACATAGTAAATGTTAATAATAACTTTTTTGATTTATACATAATCTACTTATGATCAcaagtttcatttttctttcggaATAATAGGCTGTTGTGTATATTACGAAGAGATTTTGTAAATTAAATCAAAACCCATTtgaataaagatattgatgaaaaaattattgttatcattcaaatgtGTCAAACATGTGTCATGCCACAAAATTATTTGTGAGTGTGGATTGAGACGAAAttactgaatttttaaaaaaatatttctcattaattttatttaatgtgatataaaaatattttcttataacatgttaaaaaatCCCTAATCCTTCATCGCCAGTAACCCCAAAGTGTCAACTCCTAAATCTCAACACCAGAAATCAGTTCAGAATTAATGCAGAAATTGGGAGCAATAAAAAAGAAGGCAACAAGGGGGAGGAAGGGATGGCGAAGAATGAGCTGTCCAGATTCAATTTCAGGTGGTCGTATATGTTGCTGGACCCGAATCCGAACAACATCGCGGCCGTTGGATTGACTGGCTTCTGACGTGGGCCATTGTGCAGGTTCTCTGGCAGCTGTTCGTGATATTGGCGGCCATCTTGATCGCCGCTCTCAAGTATACCCTCGTTGCTGCTCATCTTCATTCTCATTATTCTGCTTTGATTTTCCGTTTACACCTTTTTCCCCtttctttttattaatttttttgtcaaTATATTATTACGGAGGTGTTAAAATCAGATTCTACTACACAAATCAACACAAAAAAATCATGTTTGAGTTTGAGATTTTCCAGTGAAAATCTGGTTGAACCCACGTGACTGAGCCGAAAAAAATGATCAAGTTAATCTTGTTGTTTAacccgaaaattttaatttttttaaaaaatataattaataaatattgtttatatcatctcttaaaaatatttattatatattcatattataaattttcataatttaatatttattttgtttatattttttatattttaaacaactgattatttaattttataaatatattttatttttttacaattaaatttttaaatttaaataaaaagattatatgtttaaattcaaatattattattatttttaattttatttatttttaaaaaaatcaatttagtCGAGTTAAACAGGTTAGTCAGATCTGTGTTTGGATTAAGAGTTTTAGGGTTTGATCGGATTCGATTCATAACGatcaatttttaaatatttttaaataatatcgtACACCAACCCAACCAAATCCACACTcctgtgttattattattactcaTAAATAGCGGGTATTTCACTTTTTCCCCAAAAATTactcttttttctttaaattaaagcACTTGGACGAATTAAGACTTTTTTTTTGACATTACTCTCAAGTATATGCGTATGTATATAAAACTGAAATTATATTTACGAACTCTACAAGGACATgaagtgtgtatatatatatatatatataaagaaaaagGGTCAAATAAAAATCAAACAAGTTTAGCCATAACATAAAATGACAtctaaataaaaacattaaacAACCACAAATACAAATTTGAGCAAATAAGTATAACCATCAAATAGTTATGCAAGATTCAAATAGAATATGGGGCTGTTTGAAATTCTAACAcctccaaaatcatgttttagtAGAAACAAATGAAGCTTGTCCCATCCAAAATAACAAGATACGGCGGCGTTGGATAAACAACACAACATATTGCTTGATGAGATGATAATGCGGTTCTCAAAAGCCATCAGACAAAGGTTATGGTGGAGTTAAAGAAGAGACTCAGAGTACCTATTCGAAATCAAACTTAATCTTCTTCGGAACACTGTGGGAGCCAACCACCTGAAAAAAGTTCAGTCAAATCATTCAGTTTTTAAATCTAGAAATCAAACACTTGCGACAATATAAATTTATTCGATCAAAATATGGAATAGTTTTGAGGTAAAGCACAGGGCATTAAACGTATGAGGATTTTATGATGTTCTCGTGCCAGTAAATTCTTACAATTTCCGGACATTTGTAGTCAATACCAGCAGCCTCAATCCGCTTTCGTCTTTTCTTATCTCTTTTCAGTATTGCCGTCACCAATTTCTgctgctgttcaaaagttttcTCCTGGACGACGTAGGATTCAAAAATTAAGATTAAGAATTTCAGTATTATATATAAGATTTGTGCTTTGACAAACTTTACGTCAATCTTTCAACAAAATAGCATGATACGTTCAAATTAAGTTCATACCTTATCTTGACGTCTCCGTTCGATCTGAACCCAATCCAAGGGTTTGTAAGAGCGGTTCACGCCTTTCCATCTGAAATATTCGAGTCACATTCAATTACCAATTCAACGAGCCTTCGAGGTTTGCATCTTTACAAGTAAAAGGATGTCTCATTTAAGTGTTGACCCATCATCAGATAATAATCAAGCCCATGTTATCACATACTATACATGTTATCACATACTATAGGATTGATTATTCATTTATTCACGTCAAAAAAAAGATATCACCAAGTATGAATGATTTCCAGAGGAAATTTCTTCCAACTCTAGCATCATTATAACCAGAAAATGGGATGACAAGGCAATTGCATAACAAGGGGATTGCAATGGTAAATGTCATTACTCACATTTGTGGATGAACACGTTCCGGGGGAACAAGACACACTTGTAATAAATGCTCGTACATTAAATAATTATGCATGCAATCGGCAACAACTTTGGCAACCTGCAGTTGAGAACAAAAGAATGAAGACTCTCGGACAATGAAAAAGCGCATCCTGAAGCAAGTAAGATTATAATATCTTTGCAGAAATTCAACCTCGGGAGACTCGAACTCGATGAATCCAAAATGCTTTGATTTTCCGGTCTGTAATGCAAGATAGAAAAAGAAATCAATCACAGAATTCATAGGCTATGGGCATAAAATTCGCATTGATGACATGCATATTAACATTACCAACAAAGCTCAAAAACTGATGAAAAACAATCATAATGGACTCAAATTTTCAGACCCGCAAAAGTAATTACAGAATATAGCAACAAAAAACACACCTTTCTATTCCTTGCAATTCTAAGCCGCTTGATAGAACCAAACTGCTtgaagaaacctgaaaatcgacACATACTTTATGGGAATGCAACACAAAACAATAACCGCGGAACTAAATTCAAGAACTCGACAAATACATCAGCCAAATAACGAAAAACCAATACCTTCCATCTCATCCTCATAAAATCCGTGCGGGATTCTCCCAATATACAAGACGGTTGCTTTGTTCTCTTTATCTTCGATTTTCAGAATATTCCTCGCTGGACCACCCTCTAGcggctaaaaataatttttccaaACAAAAAGTTCAAAACATGACACAACTCCCGACTTACTAATCgattataataaattaacagGCAGTAGCATACCAGGAAATCACGTGTTTCCTTTTTCGAAGCAGAGATATCAGCAGAGGCCTTCTTCAAATTCTTGGCTATCATTCTCTTCTTAGCTTTTATCCCCATTTTTGTACAGACAAGCGTGTGTTGATCGAATCTATGCCAATAAAAGAGCAATTCATAATAACGGGAAGAATAATTAACCCTCTGTTTAGAGGCACAAGATTTCAAGTTTGGAAACACAGAGTTGATATTTGAAGGGATTAGGCTAGATTTTGTTTCATTCAAACTGAACGAATTTATGGGATTTGAATTACAAAGAAAACAAACGTTCGATTAAgcaaaaaattatgatataaattACGAATTTTACCTCAAACTTCAAGTTTCGCGTTCTTGATTCCACAAACAGATACTTCGACAGCGGAAGTAGACGGCTGCGGCCAAGAGACAGACTTAACCTATTttacttattattttttaataatgtgTGTATCACCCGTCACTATAATGAAGCCTAATATATGTTGGCCCATTGGGCCAATTCACCAAAGATTTAGTTGCTATCTACTCTCTTATAAATCTTATATGttggttatttatttatttatttttgaacaACGGTGGGTTggtttattatataaaaaaaatagtaaaatctCAATTGAAGGTGTTGCTTATATTGATCAAATAGTATGATAATTAATAAAACGAGAGAATTATATTTTAGCATAAACTTTTGTGAGGTtgtcttacgggtcgtattttgtgattcATCCgtgaaaaaatataattttttatcctaagaatattattttttattattaatatcggTAAAATTGACCCGTTTcaaaagataaagattcgttagATCGTCTCATATAAAACTTACTCTTATATTTTTTGGAAGAAAGATAACGTTTGATAGTCAATTTTTTATACATGCTCGCCCCATCATCAACAAACAAGAAGCCGTCAGAGAGGCGTAGGATAGAgctacaaaataatatttttattgacaTTTTTATCAGTAAAAGAACACAGAACAAAACACATTAGCCAGTGTATCAGCACGATCCACTTCGAGCCTACGGCTAATCAACTCCTCAAATCTCAAAAGCAAAACTGGAATCTCCAGtgttacatttttttttcttttttgatcCGTGTCCCTTGTCACATCAGCATTCTCCAAGAATTCACTTGAGAAAAACAAGTCCTCCTCGTGCTCAGGCTTAGTTAGAGTACAGGACGATCTGTCTTTGAAATCTTCCTCATGGAATCCATGTAAGATCTTGGAACGCACACCTTCAACTTATCAAAGAATGCGTCGCTCCGGGTATCAAAACACTCAATTCTCGATTTAGTGGCAATAAGAACAAGGTTTTCCTCATTTTCAACATCAATCTCATACAACTCTTCaaacacttcttcaaactctctaATCAAACTCCCATAAAACGACTCACTCGAAGGAATGATATTTATAACGACAACGCCGGTCTCATGGAGAACGGCTCTCGCAGCTAAAAGAACATACTTTTGCACAAACTCCATAGGCGGAGCATAACTGCCCATTGATGCATCACATGAATCCAGATCAACCATTATAACGTCGAACTTAAAAGCCCCATCCACTTTCATCGCTAGATCACTAAGAAATTTGATCCCATCACCGACATGTAGATGGATCAGCTCATTGTTCCCCAGTCCAAAATGCCTCTTTGCAACTTCCGAGACCACAACATCTACTTCCACTCCTACAACCTCGAAATCCAACTTTTTACTCAAAAATCCAATCAATGCCCCTCCTCCCACCCCCAGACACAGAGCTTTCGGCCTAAATCCATCTTGAATCCGCTCTTCCAAACATGCGCTAATGACTGAAATGCCAGCCACCATGGGACTCAGATATGGATGGACCAATACATCGTCATCTAATTCAAACTCCATGTCATGCAATTCTTCGcataaaaactcatttttcggGCGAATTCTCATCTGGGTTTGTACCAAATTCGGCATTCTCTTAAACCTCAACCTCCTCCTAAATTCTCGAACAAGGCTATCGTCATTCCTCAACTCAACGTTCTCTATCAGCATTTCACCAACACAAGGCCCTTCACAAGTCTCCAAGATTGAACCTGTGACCACTTCATCTTCATATATCAAGAATGGTATCTCCGGAACTTCACCGTTATCAAGAAAAGCAGATTTGGGGGTACAGCGCCAATACCAGAGGGGCGACATTTGGTTGGACTGAGGAAGCCTGGCAGGGGTATGAATGTGAATCGGAAATCAGGATCAAACGTGAGAGAGGAGGGGAAGTTGGCGAAGAAAGGAGGAGGTGGAGGTGGCCGGAGAAAGTGGAGAAAATCCAATCTGATTCGCGGCCTTGTGGCACCCACATGGCTGCggtggcggcggcggcggcgtcGTCAAATCCATTGGCGTCGCTGATGGTCACGGCGGGTGAATCTAGGACGGCGATGCGGAGAAGATGGTGGCGGGAGGCAGGAGAATTTGGGATTGTGAAGGTGATGTAGCGGGATGGTTCGATCGTTGCGAAGGTGGAGGGATGAATTGACATTTTAGCATAGATTTGTGCTGCACGAGCAGATATTCTCGGAaattatacataaatatattacaaaataaattatagttTTTTTTGTGTGGAGAGTTTAATGTTTATAATGCttgataattaattttttttataaaaattagtgaTTATATCTCTTATTATAAGTTTCTTCCTACAGATTAAGGTGTCATcgtctatttttattttaatatatattaatataatatcaatttttttaattcaaatagctAGGGACTAAATGAATATGACTTTCttttcacaaatatataatacaagaaatatattttttaaaggatataaaaaataatataatttataaaaaatgtaaaagaaaaaattttaaaagggCTTAACCTGATTGAACAAGGAAAAAGATAACATAATCGAATTTTTTTTCtatgtttcatttttttttttacattctaattttttttaaaatatttttttatcttgttaATTTTTCTTGTATAATTTTTCTCATCTATGAACTACATCCGAGACGTTtgattatgaaaaaaaaattaaaacaaaagcaaataacaaattaaaaaatctaattataaatatattttgatttgcttttatgattttacttttaaaatatatcggctaaaatatattattttgaattttaacatTCGcagtcaaaataaaatatatattttggttttgttttaattttaaattttttttaaagaaatataattttaaaattttcatactCTTTAATATTGTGAACAACCTGTAGTAATTGTAAGGTGTATAAAAATGTACCAAGagatatatgtaatttttaaaagttaattGGTGTAAATATAAGTTTGATACAAATATGAGGTGTACCAAAAACTATCGaggatatatataatttttttttatttttttatatgtaatatatttaatttttaatgttaACGAGTATAAACATAAGTTTGATACAAATTCTAGAggtaaatgtaatttttaaaattaattttttgttaAGATAAATATAAGGTGACATATGTTAGTTATCTCACTATCGGTTTGATAAAATTTCTGAGAGTTGCATATATAAATTTGGATAATCATCCCCTCTTAAGCTAGCTTTTGATATTAAGTTAGGTCTAATTTCTAATCTtatcatggtatcagagctcaggttctaccgttatgtgttggattGGGGTGTGTTAGTTGTCTTACATCGGTTAGATAAAATCTCTGTGAGTTACATATATGGACTTGGACAATCATCCCCTATTGAACTAACTTTCGAAGTTGAGTTATGTCAAATCTTATCAAAAATTTGATATGTTACACATCTATCGTGTATATTTATTTGAACATTTTTCTATATTAACAAGTGAGTGATGATATTTCAACGTATttacataaacatatataacaAGTGTGTAGCGTATGAAAATGGGGCCACCGAGATGTCATTAATCTTATCGTTtatttgagttttatgtttttcCGCGGGAAAAAGAGGCCCAAACTTACATAG is part of the Primulina tabacum isolate GXHZ01 chromosome 18, ASM2559414v2, whole genome shotgun sequence genome and encodes:
- the LOC142533850 gene encoding putative RNA-binding protein C1827.05c, which produces MGIKAKKRMIAKNLKKASADISASKKETRDFLPLEGGPARNILKIEDKENKATVLYIGRIPHGFYEDEMEGFFKQFGSIKRLRIARNRKTGKSKHFGFIEFESPEVAKVVADCMHNYLMYEHLLQVCLVPPERVHPQIWKGVNRSYKPLDWVQIERRRQDKEKTFEQQQKLVTAILKRDKKRRKRIEAAGIDYKCPEIVVGSHSVPKKIKFDFE
- the LOC142533756 gene encoding LOW QUALITY PROTEIN: uncharacterized protein LOC142533756 (The sequence of the model RefSeq protein was modified relative to this genomic sequence to represent the inferred CDS: deleted 1 base in 1 codon), coding for MSIHPSTFATIEPSRYITFTIPNSPASRHHLLRIAVLDSPAVTISDANGFDDAAAAATAAMWVPQGRESDWIFSTFSGHLHLLLSSPTSPPLSRLILISDSHSYPCQASSVQPNVAPLVLALYPQICFLDNGEVPEIPFLIYEDEVVTGSILETCEGPCVGEMLIENVELRNDDSLVREFRRRLRFKRMPNLVQTQMRIRPKNEFLCEELHDMEFELDDDVLVHPYLSPMVAGISVISACLEERIQDGFRPKALCLGVGGGALIGFLSKKLDFEVVGVEVDVVVSEVAKRHFGLGNNELIHLHVGDGIKFLSDLAMKVDGAFKFDVIMVDLDSCDASMGSYAPPMEFVQKYVLLAARAVLHETGVVVINIIPSSESFYGSLIREFEEVFEELYEIDVENEENLVLIATKSRIECFDTRSDAFFDKLKVCVPRSYMDSMRKISKTDRPVL